One region of Anaeromyxobacter paludicola genomic DNA includes:
- the radC gene encoding RadC family protein, whose protein sequence is MLRDSAPCERPRERLLADGARALSDADLLALVLGSGTAGRSARALALALAEAVPLAELAWAPPDLIAAHPGIGPARAAAVAAAFELGRRGAWSPPRRGERCLDPARVHELLRHAAHADRESFYVVLLDVRGRLLRTLRVAEGSLSQCPVSPRDALRPAVREGAHGVVFVHNHPSGDPAPSAEDAELTERLRAAAELVGVLARDHVIVAAGGYYSFVEAGRWRR, encoded by the coding sequence ATGCTGCGCGACTCCGCTCCCTGCGAGCGCCCCCGCGAGCGGCTCCTGGCCGACGGCGCGCGGGCGCTCTCCGACGCCGACCTCCTGGCGCTCGTGCTCGGCTCCGGCACCGCCGGGCGCTCGGCGCGCGCCCTCGCCCTCGCGCTCGCCGAGGCGGTCCCGCTGGCGGAGCTGGCTTGGGCGCCGCCCGATCTCATCGCCGCCCACCCCGGCATCGGCCCGGCCCGCGCCGCCGCCGTGGCCGCCGCGTTCGAGCTGGGGCGCCGCGGGGCCTGGTCCCCGCCGCGCCGCGGCGAGCGCTGCCTCGATCCGGCGCGCGTGCACGAGCTGTTGCGCCACGCCGCCCACGCCGACCGCGAGAGCTTCTACGTCGTGCTGCTCGACGTCCGCGGCCGCCTCCTGCGGACGCTCCGCGTGGCCGAGGGCTCGCTGTCGCAGTGCCCGGTCTCGCCGCGGGACGCGCTCCGGCCCGCGGTGCGCGAGGGGGCCCACGGCGTGGTGTTCGTGCACAACCACCCCTCGGGCGATCCGGCCCCGAGCGCCGAGGACGCCGAGCTGACCGAGCGGCTCCGGGCGGCGGCCGAGCTCGTCGGCGTGCTGGCGCGCGACCACGTGATCGTCGCGGCGGGCGGCTACTACTCCTTCGTCGAGGCGGGCCGGTGGCGTCGCTGA